From Vigna radiata var. radiata cultivar VC1973A unplaced genomic scaffold, Vradiata_ver6 scaffold_190, whole genome shotgun sequence, one genomic window encodes:
- the LOC106779315 gene encoding amino acid transporter AVT6B: MTIVNLEPRAKKTKSKKNKAVVDEKAPLIPKTLEADSSGFDDFNGASFSGAVFNLSTTIIGAGIMGLPACVKKLGMIPGLLSIILIALLTEKSIGFMIRISRAGSLSSYATLVGDTFGKFGKALVQICVIVNNIGMLIIYMIIIGDVISGTSSGGVHHSGLLEGWFGVYWWTGRTFVLLVITLCVFAPLSCFKRIDSLRYTSALSFGLAVVFLVIAVGISIFKIVIGGIGMPRLFPIITDVSSVFELFTVTPVVVTAYLCHFNVHPIDNELEDSSQIRGVVRASLALCASVYLLTSFFGFLLFGEGTLDDVLANFDTDLGIPFGSVLNDAVRATYAAHLMLVFPVVFYAVRINLDGLLFPSSRPLVLDNLRFAMITVALIVFSFWGANFIPSIWDIFQFTGATAAACLAFIFPAAIILKDRYNIATNRDKILSVFMIVLAVFANVVAIYSDALALIKTSLSSMGVIS, translated from the exons ATGACTATTGTGAACCTAGAACCCAGGGCAAAGAagacaaaatcaaagaagaacAAAGCAGTGGTTGATGAGAAGGCACCTTTGATACCTAAAACTCTCGAGGCTGATTCTTCAGGGTTTGATGATTTCAATGGTGCTTCATTTTCTGGGGCAGTTTTCAACTTGTCCACCACAATTATTGGTGCTGGGATCATGGGGTTGCCCGCATGTGTTAAAAAATTGGGGATGATACCTGGTCTTCTTTCTATAATCTTGATTGCTTTGTTGACAGAGAAGTCAATTGGGTTCATGATTAGGATTTCCCGGGCAGGGAGTCTTTCTTCTTATGCCACTCTAGTGGGGGATACATTTGGCAAATTTGGAAAAGCCCTGGTGCAGATATGTGTCATAGTCAACAACATTGGAATGCTTATCATTTACATGATTATTATCG GTGATGTGATTTCTGGAACATCTTCTGGTGGAGTTCATCATTCTGGTTTACTTGAAGGATGGTTTGGAGTTTACTGGTGGACAGGACGTACATTTGTTCTTCTTGTTATAACACTTTGTGTGTTTGCACCTTTGTCCTGCTTCAAGCGCATCG ATTCGTTGAGATACACTTCTGCATTATCATTTGGTTTAGCAGTTGTCTTTCTCGTCATTGCTGTGGGGATTTCAATTTTCAAGATCGTAATTGGAGGCATTGGGATGCCTAGATTATTCCCCATCATTACTGATGTTTCCTCAGTTTTTGAACTGTTTACAGTAACTCCTGTGGTTGTCACAGCCTACCTATGCCACTTCAATG TACACCCCATAGACAATGAACTCGAGGATTCATCACAGATTCGTGGGGTTGTGCGTGCTTCCCTTGCTCTATGTGCTTCAGTGTACTTATTGACAAGCTTCTTTGGGTTCCTCCTATTTGGTGAAGGAACGCTGGATGATGTGCTTGCAAATTTTGACACTGATCTTGGGATTCCTTTTGGTTCTGTGCTCAACGATGCTGTTCGTGCTACTTATGCTGCACATCTTATGCTTGTATTTCCAGTTGTCTTCTATGCAGTGCGGATCAACCTTGATGGTCTTTTATTTCCATCATCTAGGCCTCTGGTTCTAGATAACCTCAGATTTGCAATGATTACTGTGGCCCttattgttttttccttttgggGAGCAAATTTCATACCCAGCATTTGGGATATTTTCCAGTTCACAGGAGCAACGGCTGCAGCATGTTTAGCATTCATATTTCCAGCTGCCATCATCCTTAA GGATCGGTACAACATTGCAACTAATAGGGACAAGATTCTATCTGTCTTCATGATAGTTCTCGCAGTCTTTGCAAATGTTGTGGCTATATACAGTGATGCACTTGCCTTGATCAAGACTAGTCTTAGCTCAATGGGAGTGATTTCATGA